A window of the Chrysiogenia bacterium genome harbors these coding sequences:
- a CDS encoding four helix bundle protein — MSREWEANRSGNRGERRWGAGEPRHSEQSGPRQPRGREVEGNRERDRGRARARRDDGDQERPRGGTRRADGDREYTLSHERLDVYQAAIELVATSARIIDDLPRGSSFVSDQLRRAALSVPLNIAEGGGKPTDGDRKRFLAIARGSAMECGAILDAGFALQVIERDLHQRAKALVVRLVAMLSKMCR, encoded by the coding sequence ATGAGTAGAGAGTGGGAAGCCAATCGAAGCGGGAACCGCGGGGAGCGGCGCTGGGGTGCAGGTGAGCCACGGCACAGTGAGCAATCGGGGCCTCGCCAGCCACGCGGGCGGGAAGTGGAAGGAAATCGTGAACGTGATCGTGGACGTGCTCGTGCTCGACGCGACGACGGGGATCAGGAACGACCACGCGGGGGAACCCGCAGGGCCGACGGCGACCGCGAGTACACGCTCTCTCACGAACGTCTTGATGTTTATCAGGCTGCAATCGAACTGGTCGCAACTTCGGCGAGGATCATCGATGATTTACCCAGGGGAAGCTCATTTGTTTCAGACCAGCTTCGGCGGGCTGCGCTTTCAGTTCCTCTGAACATCGCCGAAGGGGGAGGGAAGCCTACCGACGGGGATCGCAAGCGATTTCTCGCCATTGCGCGTGGTTCGGCAATGGAGTGTGGGGCGATACTGGATGCGGGGTTTGCGCTACAGGTGATCGAGCGCGATCTACATCAGCGTGCCAAGGCGCTGGTTGTGCGTCTCGTTGCCATGCTCAGTAAAATGTGTCGCTGA